One genomic window of Fusarium fujikuroi IMI 58289 draft genome, chromosome FFUJ_chr01 includes the following:
- a CDS encoding related to succinate-semialdehyde dehydrogenase, translated as MSSLASILKDHSLLVESQPLINGEWPTFASSQTFPVYNPATNTIIGSAPECAVEDVNSAISAASEAFPLWRAQSGRQRAKIIRKIAELLAENKSDIAKIITAENGKAKADAEGEVMFSAGFFEWFAEEAPRLYGDVVPHSQPNSRIQVIKQPVGVCGLITPWNFPLAMAARKVAAALAAGCTVVLKTDGVTPFSGNVLGVLAERAGLPKGVLNIVTALHNTPSLGLALCESDVVKKISFTGSTRVGKILMNQSANTLKKLSLELGGNAPFIVFDDADLETAVSSAIIAKFKVTGQTCVCANRIYVQEGIYDQFSKRLIEEVGKFKVGNGADPSVTHGPMTTSVDKVEEHVRDALKKKATLLFGGQRLPDLGKNFFQPTVLGDVDDTMAVTYEETFGPLAALTKFKTEDEVIARANKSDVGLASYIMTNNLARSYRVQERLEFGMVAINTGVISDWAAPFGGVKHSGMGREGSKYGVDDYMVLKTIVTGGIDTVYNPRL; from the exons ATGTCGTCCCTCGCCTCAATTCTCAAAGATCACTCGCTCCTCGTCGAAAGCCAGCCCCTCATCAACGGTGAATGGCCTACCTTCGCCTCCTCTCAAACTTTCCCAGTCTACAACCCTGCGACGAATACCATCATCGGCTCGGCGCCAGAATGCGCTGTCGAAGACGTCAACAGCGCAATCTCCGCAGCTTCAGAGGCCTTTCCCTTGTGGCGCGCTCAATCAGGCCGCCAGCGCGCAAAGATAATTCGCAAAATTGCAGAGCTACTCGCAGAGAATAAGTCTGACATCGCAAAGATCATCACTGCGGAGAATGGAAAGGCAAAGGCGGATGCTGAAGGGGAGGTGATGTTTTCGGCGGGGTTCTTTGAGTGGTTCGCGGAAGAGGCGCCGAGGCTGTatggtgatgttgtcccGCATTCGCAGCCAAATTCGAGAATTCAGGTAATCAAGCAGCCCGTCGGTGTTTGTGGTTTGATCACGCCGTGGAATTTCCCTTTGGCGATGGCTGCGAGAAAGGTCGCTGCTGCCCTTGCGGCTGGGTGTACTGTTGTGCTCAAGACGGACGGTGTGACACCTTTCTCGGGGAATGTTCTTGGAGTTCTTGCTGAGCGCGCTGGTCTGCCAAAGGGAGTTCTCAATATCGTCACCGCTCTGCACAACACACCGAGCCTAGGTCTTGCGCTGTGCGAGTCCGAtgtcgtcaagaagatctccTTCACGGGCTCGACTCGGGTGGGCAAGATCTTAATGAACCAGTCAGCCAATACTCTCAAGAAGCTATCTCTGGAGCTTGGAGGTAACGCACCCTTCATCGTCTTTGATGACGCCGATCTCGAGACCGCGGTATCCAGCGCCATCattgccaagttcaaggtcaCTGGACAAACATGCGTTTGTGCCAACAGGATCTATGTCCAGGAAGGCATATACGATCAATTCTCCAAGCGCCTAATTGAGGAAGTTGGCAAGTTCAAAGTCGGTAACGGTGCTGACCCTTCAGTGACACATGGCCCGATGACGACGAGTGTGGACAAGGTTGAAGAACATGTCCGAGATGCCCTCAAGAAGAAAGCTACTCTTCTCTTCGGCGGTCAGCGATTACCCGATCTCGGCAAGAACTTCTTCCAGCCGACAGTCCTGGGCGATGTTGACGACACGATGGCCGTGACTTACGAAGAGACATTCGGTCCTCTTGCGGCGCtgaccaagttcaagacAGAAGATGAGGTAATCGCAAGAGCAAACAAGTCTGACGTTGGACTGGCTTCCTACATCATGACAAACAACCTTGCGAGATCGTACCGCGTGCAGGAGAGATTGGAGTTTGGTATGGTGGCCATCAACACCGGTGTCATCTCAGATTGGGCCGCTCC ATTTGGTGGTGTCAAACACTCTGGTATGGGTCGTGAAGGCAGCAAatatggtgttgatgattaCATGGTTCTCAAGACGATTGTCACTGGCGGTATCGATACTGTGTACAACCCAAGGCTGTGA
- a CDS encoding related to amine oxidase — translation MLDLAIIGAGFSGLQAAVTAQKAGLSIAIVEARDRVGGKSWTVPLKNTNGKADLGAAWVNDELQPLVWSYIQQFGLEDQIVKQRLGHKAVMVSEDGERIEFPFGITPDFTPEEKKNLEMVRDHIQAESLKPNGFRNEDDQISLDQYVRNLGGGPKTLEMINLWVRVMHGLESTEESAAWFIEYCRTNHGLLAIRADDRTGGNYMRLKSGTQSIAKGIADLIGHENIHLSNPVFSIEQTNSGVIVRTTTGKVIKAKKLIISMPSAMLKELTFSPPLPDRAQEVYNNTKLGHYNKAIVFYTKAWWRDGGFNGFFMDFRGPACVVRDTSFDDEGVYGFTCFVNGKPGEEWSKKSPETRRKVILDQLAHAFGSLEAHNPLEFVEQIWQDEEFSRGALAPVTKIGHLAKYRDVYGKPVGNIHFVGTEYATHWKGYLEGALTSGHAGAKEVIETLKDQPWQAKL, via the exons ATGTTGGACCTCGCCATAATCGGCGCCGGCTTCTCCGGTCTCCAAGCAGCAGTCACCGCCCAAAAAGCTGGTCTTTCCATCGCAATCGTCGAAGCTCGCGACCGTGTCGGTGGTAAATCCTGGACTGTTCCTCTCAAAAATACAAATGGAAAAGCAGATCTTGGCGCAGCTTGGGTAAACGATGAACTGCAGCCCCTAGTATGGTCATATATCCAACAATTTGGCCTTGAGGATCAGATCGTAAAGCAAAGGCTTGGCCATAAAGCTGTGATGGTCAGTGAAGATGGGGAGAGGATCGAGTTTCCTTTTGGGATTACACCTGAT TTTACGCccgaggaaaagaagaatcttgAGATGGTTAGGGATCATATTCAAGCTGAATCTTTGAAGCCGAATGGATTCCGAAATGAAGATGATCAAATCAGTTTGGATCAATATGTTCGGAACCTCGGTGGTGGCCCAAAAACTCTGGAGATGATAAATCTCTGGGTTCGAGTTATGCACGGTCTTGAATCAACCGAGGAATCAGCAGCTTGGTTCATCGAGTACTGCCGTACAAACCATGGTCTTCTGGCTATTCGGGCAGATGATCGCACCGGGGGTAACTACATGCGTCTCAAATCAGGTACACAGTCCATCGCCAAAGGAATCGCTGACCTCATCGGCCATGAGAACATCCACCTCTCAAACCCCGTTTTCTCAATCGAGCAAACCAATTCAGGTGTCATTGTGAGAACCACGACTGGAAAggtcatcaaggccaagaaactcatcatctcgatgCCTTCAGCTATGCTCAAAGAACTCACCTTCTCACCCCCTTTACCTGACCGAGCACAGGAGGTctacaacaacaccaaactaGGTCATTACAACAAAGCTATTGTGTTTTACACCAAGGCTTGGTGGCGCGATGGTGGCTTCAACGGCTTTTTCATGGACTTTCGTGGACCAGCCTGCGTTGTACGTGATACCTCTTTCGACGACGAAGGGGTCTACGGGTTCACCTGTTTCGTCAACGGTAAACCCGGTGAAGAATGGAGCAAAAAGTCCCCTGAGACTCGACGAAAAGTTATCCTTGATCAACTTGCGCACGCTTTCGGTTCGTTGGAAGCTCACAACCCGCTTGAGTTTGTGGAACAGATCTGGCAGGATGAGGAATTTAGTCGCGGTGCCCTTGCACCTGTTACCAAGATCGGTCATCTTGCAAAGTATAGGGATGTTTATGGTAAGCCGGTAGGAAATATCCATTTTGTGGGAACGGAGTATGCGACGCATTGGAAGGGATATCTTGAGGGTGCTTTGACATCGGGACATGCTGGGGCGAAGGAGGTTATTGAGACGCTGAAGGATCAACCTTGGCAGGCAAAGCTCTAA